The Hypomesus transpacificus isolate Combined female chromosome 2, fHypTra1, whole genome shotgun sequence genome window below encodes:
- the arhgap33 gene encoding rho GTPase-activating protein 33 isoform X3: MNKRLSIVKGHFPKLVDCAHFHYENVEFGSIELQFASEQSDANWSSGSAKDMVFLVQVSCQGKTWMVRRSYEEFRTLDAHLHQCIYDRRYSQLLPLPAIHEIGDRLEIFTPLLSEYLSRLSMIVDNKLNCGPVLTWMEIDNRGNRFLLKEEASLNVPAIAAAHVTKRYNAQASDEISIEVGDILSVIDMPPKEDTSWWRGKHGFQVGFFPSECVELINEKLPQSVNPSAAKTDADPVSSKPATSSSPGPPSPTSVSKKHGKLIGFLRTFMKSRPSKQKLKQRGILKERVFGCDLGEHLLNSGLDVPQVLKSCSEFIEQHGVVDGIYRHSGVSSNIQKLRHEFDSENVPDLTKDMYMQDIHCVGSLCKLYFRELPNPLLTYQLYDKFADCMGELTDDERMVKVHDVIQQLPPPHYRTLEYLFKHLAHLATCSGETNMHIKNLAIVWAPNLLRSMEIEAVGLSGADPFKEVRIQSVVVEFLLSNVNVLFSDSFTSVGRFSVGRQSLSRPKSFVSTRLLSLEEAQARTQAPLQLQGTPLSLQGQYHTVLDLPVDRRKREIKRGKAGGGSWKTFFAIGKPMGAGRRKPMRISSLFQPTTSHAGCRVDSVTLRSAKSEESLSSQHSGAGQSKAQRLRRPRSSSDGLSLASAMDPQLLPQRPPSRLPSSRSYDSLLPDDRPRPGEEGDDEDEEDDEDKEGVYMLPDLSRTDPAPSWHDEDVIDFSPTFLEDGPIGVASTRDSPPTASPPPYRCLSHHGHASSSGQRSVTEDPDSVLTQSEATARRSLILAATAPPLQVFCQHRPSNSSPAATQSVETTNQSPSHGQAQPNSAPAAQPPPERRSFTRKVVNALSTKAPKSPPLDISDPIAISVPAKVLEMIGGRAGELPTSAPPSGPPQPPQMISMLLRSCDFQLSESCQQEIRSKLGPPPDNRVRVIPGPTGAPLPSQQPPPPPPKNPARLMALALAESANKALRQGATPPYRPPQPRTQDPPDPRYKRSLSADTGELLASDPNQLYSTVRPLSVWMNQGTADTTETGHTQEDKTPGQDTGTLSSETSVSDSVASELSAGSSSGEDHTPSPVYTNQSQASRPSPAQAQPHRKPPAYSRQFSAPHLQQKSTSTPTSSQPPSAQPPPQLQLIHSKSESSPLSQVKSFQPTRPKVPPKPLDLAVQRDQPPQRPLLAKSDLRRSLDSGRVRRMFSQPQGNPPLARAYSERHSGPPDMLARYYAARTAGQPAPGPQPPTPPQQAHIRPVPPSSSDDPGKGENFYYEIAGPEPPQGPPSYARHSYQNMRLDLEGNFRPTPQHAHPDPSSRPLSRGHQQPQPPYPGAQRLPQLWSSEATRAWAAAHSHSHSQSFSHGHTHQRSHEGPRPRPQRQSSSSVRQARSEVHPLPSSSIVPLSVHQRSPQLRQPDVTASQLHPYFENGRVCYRPQSEDPPLTAQHPQTDRQAGTELTEPVYVNYPYTCPAPHPLTPRPDPLPPPSDLSTRGWATTNLDNTTQATTSDPLSEGQEEPAQPSSEKGGSTSLSPISPDSPAAQMDQTHGFSPPLGLEGQSGQFLPASTASPGAHYRSRSDPQSSSNHEPRMEGRVNVPVEGPQCLSGKDIASLLIEKLVEEERADRVDPSSNMTSSSASSSSSPQLDHPANPYSHHPSQPPPAYNVYTPGPSRSRASVGGAGGGFHRQDPLRRSSSGGQYRQAYDVMPSGDQVLKFYRSTDLTQGDVPTPSPNPYPPRQQYPEPPYPSRSSYPFAPQPITSPSAALAGLSLGGPRAFPPQYPFQPGPVLGQYPNAPHRDLTPDSSQRPPGLRNQRGLARQGSLPGPNWTIHTEGQTRSYC; encoded by the exons ATGAACAAGAG gctGTCTATCGTGAAAGGCCACTTCCCCAAGCTGGTAGATTGTGCTCATTTCCACTATGAGAATGTTGAATTTGGATCCATCGAG CTGCAGTTTGCGAGTGAGCAGAGTGATGCTAATTGGAGCTCGGGATCTGCCAAAGACATGGTCTTCCTGGTGCAGGTGTCCTGCCAG ggGAAGACATGGATGGTGCGTCGCTCCTATGAGGAGTTTCGCACTCTGGACGCACACCTGCACCAGTGTATCTACGACCGCCGCTACTCCCAGCTACTGCCCCTCCCCGCCATCCACGAGATCGGAGACAGGCTGGAG ATCTTCACTCCCCTGCTGTCAGAGTACCTGAGTCGCCTCTCCATGATTGTGGACAACAAGCTTAACTGTGGACCTGTCCTCACCtggatggag ATCGACAACCGCGGGAACCGCTTCCTGCTGAAGGAGGAAGCCTCGCTCAACGTCCCGGCCATTGCCGCTGCCCACGTCACCAAGCGCTACAACGCGCAGGCCAGCGACGAGATCTCCATCGAG gtgggagaTATCCTATCAGTGATTGACATGCCACCTAAAGAGGACACCAGCTGGTGGAGAGGCAAGCATGGTTTCCAG GTGGGCTTTTTTCCAAGTGAGTGTGTTGAGCTTATTAATGAAAAGCTGCCTCAATCCGTCAATCCTTCCGCCGCCaagacag ACGCTGATCCAGTCAGCTCCAAACCTGCAACTAGCAGCTCTCCTGGACCCCCGTCTCCCACATCAG TGTCTAAAAAGCACGGCAAGCTGATCGGCTTCCTGAGGACCTTCATGAAGTCGCGTCCCTCCAAGCAGAAGCTCAAGCAGAGAGGCATCCTGAAGGAGAGGGTGTTTGGCTGTGACCTGGGGGAACACCTCCTCAACTCTGGACTGGATG TCCCCCAGGTGCTGAAGAGCTGCTCAGAGTTCATTGAGCAGCATGGAGTCGTAGATGGCATCTACAGACACTCTGGAGTCTCCTCCAACATCCAAAAACTCAG gcaTGAGTTTGACAGTGAGAACGTGCCAGACCTGACCAAGGACATGTATATGCAGGACATCCACTGTGTGGGCTCACTGTGCAAGCTGTACTTCAGAGAGCTGCCCAACCCCTTGCTCACATACCAACTCTACGACAAGTTTGCC GACTGCATGGGTGAGTTGACGGACGACGAGCGCATGGTGAAGGTCCATGATGTCATCCAGCAACTGCCCCCACCCCACTACAG GACCCTGGAATATCTGTTCAAACACCTGGCTCACCTGGCCACTTGTAGTGGAGAGACCAACATGCACATCAAGAACCTGGCCATCGTCTGGGCTCCCAACCTGCTAAG GTCGATGGAGATCGAGGCGGTGGGCCTGAGTGGAGCCGACCCCTTCAAGGAGGTGAGGATCCAGTCGGTGGTGGTGGAGTTCCTCCTGAGCAACGTCAACGTGCTCTTCAGCGACTCCTTCACCTCCGTGGGGCGCTTCAGCGTAG GCCGCCAGTCTCTAAGCAGACCCAAGTCATTTGTGTCGACACGGCTCTTGTCCCTGGAGGAAGCCCAGGCCAGGACCCAGGCTCCCCTGCAGCTACAGgggacccccctctccctgcaagGACAGTACCACACTGTCCTGGACCTCCCCGTTGACAG aaggaagagggagataaagagggggAAGGCAGGCGGGGGAAGCTGGAAGACTTTCTTCGCCATCGGGAAGCCCATGGGGGCGGGGCGGCGTAAACCCATGAGGATCAGCTCTCTGTTCCAGCCAACCACCTCGCACGCTG GTTGCCGTGTCGACAGTGTGACTCTGAGGTCAGCCAAGAGCGAGGAGTCTCTGTCGTCCCAGCACAGCGGAGCAG GTCAGTCGAAGGCGCAGCGCCTGCGCAGGCCTCGCTCTAGCAGCGACGGCCTTTCATTGGCCTCCGCCATGgacccccagctcctcccccagaGGCCTCCGTCCCGCCTGCCGTCCAGCCGCTCGTACGACAGCCTCCTGCCCGACGACCGGCCTcgccctggggaggagggcgaCGATGAAGAcgaagaggatgatgaggacAAAGAGGGCGTCTACATGCTGCCGGACCTCTCTCGGACAGACCCCGCCCCTTCCTGGCACGACGAGGACGTCATTGACTTTAGCCCCACCTTCCTGGAGGACGGGCCAATCGGTGTGGCCAGCACTAGGGATTCTCCGCCCACAGCCAGCCCCCCACCCTATCGTTGCCTTAGCCACCATGGCCACGCCTCTTCCAGCGGCCAGCGCTCAGTCACGGAGGATCCGGACTCTGTCCTTACCCAATCGGAGGCGACTGCCAGAAGGAGTCTGATCCTCGCAGCGACAGCCCCGCCCCTACAAGTGTTCTGTCAGCACCGACCATCCAATAGCAGCCCTGCTGCAACCCAGTCGGTAGAGACAACCAACCAGAGCCCGTCTCACGGTCAGGCCCAGCCGAACTCCGCCCCCGCTGCTCAGCCGCCCCCAGAAAGGCGTTCCTTCACCAGGAAAGTGGTCAACGCCCTTTCAACCAAGGCCCCCAAGTCTCCGCCCCTTGACATCTCTGACCCTATTGCAATTAGCGTACCAGCCAAG GTGTTGGAGATGATTGGCGGGCGAGCCGGTGAACTGCCCACCAGCGCTCCCCCAAGcggccccccccagccccctcaaaTGATCTCCATGCTGCTGAGGTCATGTGACTTCCAGCTGAGCGAGAGCTGCCAGCAGGAGATCCGCAGCAAGCTCGGCCCCCCCCCTGATAACAGGGTCAGAG TTATCCCTGGTCCCACAGGCGCTCCTCTGCCCTCTcagcagcccccccctccccctcccaagaACCCCGCCCGCCTCATGGCGCTGGCTCTGGCAGAGAGTGCCAACAAGGCCCTGCGCCAGGGGGCCACGCCCCCTTACCGGCCCCCCCAACCCCGCACCCAGGACCCCCCTGACCCCCGCTACAAGCGCTCCCTCTCGGCGGACACCGGCGAGCTGCTGGCCTCAGACCCTAACCAGCTGTACTCTACAGTGCGCcccctgtctgtgtggatgaaCCAGGGCACTGCAGATACCACCgagactggacacacacaggaagacaagaCCCCTggacag GACACTGGAACGCTGTCATCTGAGACCTCGGTGTCTGACTCTGTGGCCTCTGAGCTGTCTGCTGGGAGCTCCTCAGGAGAagaccacacccccagccccgtCTACACCAATCAAAGCCAGGCGTCCAGACCCAGCCccgcccaggcccagccccacaGGAAACCCCCTGCCTACTCGCGACAGTTTTCTGCCCCCCACCTCCAGCAAAAGTCCACCTCTACACCCACCTCATCCCAGCCCCCGTCAGCCCAGCCCCCGCCCCAACTGCAGCTCATCCACTCCAAGTCGGAGAGCTCGCCCCTGTCCCAGGTGAAGTCCTTCCAGCCCACCAGGCCCAAAGTGCCCCCCAAGCCCCTGGACTTGGCTGTGCAGCGAGACCAGCCTCcccagcgccccctgctggccaaGTCAGACCTGCGGCGCTCTCTGGACTCAGGCAGGGTCAGACGGATGTTTAGTCAGCCGCAGGGCAACCCTCCCCTGGCTCGAGCCTACTCTGAACGCCACTCTGGACCTCCAGACATGCTGGCCCGGTACTACGCTGCCAGGACAGCCGGTCAGCCGGCCCCTggaccccagccccccacccccccgcagCAGGCCCACATCCGGCCTgtacctccttcctcctcagacGACCCAGGAAAGGGCGAGAACTTTTACTACGAGATCGCAGGGCCCGAACCTCCGCAGGGCCCACCCAGCTACGCACGCCACTCCTACCAGAACATGAGGCTTGACCTGGAGGGCAACTTCCGCCCCACGCCCCAGCACGCTCACCCAGACCCCAGTTCCAGGCCTCTCTCCCGGGGGCACCAGCAACCCCAGCCCCCTTACCCTGGAGCTCAGAGACTCCCCCAGCTCTGGTCCTCGGAGGCAACACGGGCCTGGGCCGCCGCCCACTCTCACAGCCACTCGCAGTCCTTCTCCCATGGCCACACCCACCAGCGCTCCCACGAAGGGCCCCGGCCGCGCCCCCAGcgccagtcctcctcctccgtgcgCCAGGCTCGTAGTGAGGtgcatcccctcccctcctcctccatcgtgCCGCTGTCTGTTCACCAGCGGAGCCCGCAGCTCCGCCAGCCCGACGTCACCGCCTCGCAGCTACACCCCTACTTTGAAAACGGGAGGGTGTGCTACCGCCCCCAGTCTGAGGATCCCCCCCTCACAGCCCAGCACCCCCAGACTGACAGGCAGGCTGGTACGGAGCTGACGGAACCCGTTTATGTCAACTACCCCTACACCTGCCCcgctcctcaccctctcaccccccgccctgaccctctcccccctccctctgacctTAGCACCAGGGGCTGGGCCACCACCAACCTGGACAACACCACCCAGGCcacgacctctgaccccctctcagaggggcaggaggagcccGCCCAACCCTCCTCGGAGAAAGGAGGGTCCACTAGCCTTAGCCCCATCTCCCCAGACAGCCCCGCTGCCCAGATGGACCAGACCCATGGTTTCTCCCCACCCCTGGGACTCGAGGGGCAGTCCGGCCAGTTCCTCCCTGCTTCCACAGCTTCTCCTGGGGCCCATTACCGCAGTCGCTCTGACCCCCAGAGTTCCAGCAACCATGAGCCCAGGATGGAGGGCAGGGTCAATGTTCCAGTGGAGGGCCCCCAGTGCCTGTCAGGAAAGGACATTGCCTCTTTGTTGATAGAGAAgctggtggaggaagagagggccgATAGGGTGGACCCTTCCTCTAACATGacttcttcctctgcctcctcctcttcctccccccagcTGGACCACCCCGCCAACCCCTAttcccaccacccctcccagccccctccgGCCTACAACGTCTACACCCCCGGCCCCTCGCGCTCGCGTGCCtcggtggggggggcgggggggggcttTCACAGGCAGGACCCTCTGCGACGCTCCTCCTCGGGGGGGCAGTACCGCCAAGCCTATGACGTCATGCCCTCTGGGGACCAGGTACTCAAGTTCTACAGATCCACAGACTTAACCCAAGGAGACGTACCCacccccagccctaacccttaCCCCCCTCGGCAGCAGTACCCGGAGCCCCCTTACCCCTCTCGCAGCTCCTACCCCTTTGCCCCCCAACCAATCACTTCTCCCTCCGCTGCCCTGGCAGGTCTTTCTCTGGGGGGTCCGCGGGCCTTCCCTCCCCAGTACCCTTTCCAGCCTGGTCCTGTGCTGGGCCAGTACCCTAACGCCCCCCATCGGGATCTTACCCCCGACTCCTCCCAAAGGCCTCCGGGCCTCCGCAATCAGAGGGGCTTAGCCCGGCAGGGAAGCTTGCCCGGACCTAACTGGACCATCCACACTGAGGGCCAGACACGCAGCTACTGCTGA